The following coding sequences lie in one Euhalothece natronophila Z-M001 genomic window:
- a CDS encoding SAM hydrolase/SAM-dependent halogenase family protein, whose protein sequence is MKGVIATINREVPIIDLTHQIPPQNILAGRFSLLNSIPYFPRGTIHLAVVDPGVGSERQGCAIQFSQGFLVGPNNGLFSGILAQFPPEKIVTLTNPKYWRTQEVSSTFHGRDIFAPVAAYLATGVPIENLGKEILKEELIDVSFPRPEIKQNTIIGYIQYIDYFGNLISNIPASRVYNKQWSVSIKNDNIESKNTYSESDPQELVAIIGSHGWIEIAMNQGNASEALSLNYGDVIKVNLF, encoded by the coding sequence ATGAAAGGTGTAATTGCCACCATCAACCGAGAAGTTCCAATCATCGACTTAACTCACCAAATCCCTCCCCAAAACATTTTAGCTGGACGCTTTTCCTTGCTCAACTCTATTCCTTATTTTCCAAGAGGAACTATTCATCTTGCTGTAGTCGATCCTGGAGTGGGTAGCGAGCGCCAAGGGTGTGCCATTCAATTCTCTCAAGGTTTTTTAGTGGGGCCAAATAATGGGTTATTTAGTGGCATTTTAGCCCAGTTTCCCCCAGAAAAAATTGTGACCTTAACTAATCCAAAATACTGGCGAACACAAGAAGTTAGCTCTACTTTTCATGGGCGAGATATTTTTGCCCCCGTTGCTGCTTATTTAGCTACAGGAGTTCCTATAGAAAATTTAGGAAAAGAAATCCTAAAAGAGGAATTAATTGATGTTTCATTTCCTCGTCCAGAAATTAAGCAAAATACAATTATTGGTTATATTCAGTATATTGATTATTTTGGTAATCTAATTAGCAATATCCCCGCTTCTAGGGTTTATAATAAGCAATGGTCTGTGAGTATTAAAAATGATAATATAGAAAGTAAAAATACTTATAGTGAAAGCGATCCTCAAGAATTAGTTGCCATTATTGGGAGCCATGGTTGGATAGAAATTGCAATGAATCAAGGAAATGCCAGTGAGGCATTATCTTTAAACTATGGTGATGTTATTAAAGTCAATTTGTTTTGA
- the rpsD gene encoding 30S ribosomal protein S4 — protein sequence MSRYRGPRLRVTRRLGDLPGLTRKSPRKAYPPGQHGQARRKRSEYAIRLEEKQKLRYNYGVTEKQLMGYMKKARRATGSTGQTLLELLEMRLDNTVFRMGMAGTIPAARQLVNHGHILVNGGNMDIPSYQCRPGDVISVRDRDRSRQLVERNMEYPGLANLPSHLEFDKNTYTGKVNGIIERDWVALQVNELLVVEYYSRKI from the coding sequence ATGTCTAGATATCGAGGTCCTCGTCTGCGAGTTACGCGACGCTTAGGGGATTTACCTGGTTTAACCAGAAAAAGCCCTCGCAAAGCGTATCCTCCCGGTCAACATGGTCAAGCACGGCGCAAACGTTCCGAATATGCCATTCGCCTAGAAGAAAAGCAAAAACTGCGCTATAACTACGGAGTTACAGAAAAGCAGCTCATGGGCTATATGAAAAAAGCTCGTCGTGCTACTGGTTCTACCGGTCAGACTCTTTTAGAGCTACTAGAAATGCGTCTGGATAATACTGTTTTTCGGATGGGGATGGCTGGAACGATTCCTGCAGCACGTCAGTTAGTTAATCATGGCCACATTTTAGTTAATGGTGGGAATATGGATATTCCCAGTTATCAGTGTCGCCCTGGAGATGTTATTTCTGTGCGCGATCGCGATCGCTCTCGACAATTAGTAGAGCGCAATATGGAATACCCAGGGCTAGCCAACCTCCCCAGTCATTTAGAATTTGATAAAAATACCTATACAGGTAAAGTGAATGGCATTATTGAACGGGATTGGGTAGCTCTACAAGTAAATGAACTTCTCGTAGTTGAGTATTACTCACGAAAAATTTAA
- the recA gene encoding recombinase RecA codes for MASTTTITNNPDKEKALNLVLNQIERNFGKGSIMRLGDAAQMKVETIPTGAHTLDIALGGGLPKGRIIEIYGPESSGKTTLALHAIAEAQKAGGVAAFVDAEHALDPTYSDVLGVDIENLLVSQPDTGEAALEIVDQLVRSAAVDIVVVDSVAALTPRAEIEGEMGDTQVGLQARLMSKALRKIAGNIGKSGCTVVFLNQLRQKIGVTYGSPEVTTGGNALKFYCSVRLDIRRIQTLKKGSEGEYGIRAKVKVAKNKVAPPFRIAEFDIIFGHGISQLGCLVDIAEQTDVINRKGAWYSYNGENIAQGRDNTIKYLEENPEQVTEIEAAVQEKIEMGALMQGSSTSNKKSKKNSNSSEELEAEAGVEEE; via the coding sequence ATGGCTTCAACTACGACAATCACGAATAATCCCGATAAAGAAAAAGCCCTCAATCTCGTTCTTAATCAGATTGAACGTAATTTTGGCAAAGGATCGATTATGCGCCTTGGGGATGCGGCGCAAATGAAGGTAGAAACTATCCCCACAGGAGCGCACACGTTAGATATTGCCTTAGGGGGAGGATTACCGAAAGGAAGAATTATTGAGATTTATGGGCCAGAAAGTTCTGGGAAAACCACTTTAGCCTTACACGCGATCGCGGAAGCCCAAAAAGCAGGAGGTGTAGCAGCCTTTGTTGATGCGGAACACGCTCTCGATCCCACTTATTCTGATGTTTTAGGAGTTGATATTGAAAACCTGTTGGTATCACAACCAGACACAGGAGAAGCCGCATTAGAAATTGTGGATCAGCTAGTTCGTTCCGCGGCGGTTGATATTGTGGTAGTTGACTCGGTAGCTGCCTTAACCCCTAGAGCCGAAATTGAAGGGGAAATGGGTGATACCCAGGTGGGATTACAAGCCCGTTTAATGAGTAAGGCGTTACGGAAAATTGCGGGAAATATTGGTAAATCAGGTTGTACAGTTGTTTTCTTAAACCAATTACGCCAAAAAATTGGTGTTACTTATGGTAGCCCTGAGGTGACTACAGGAGGAAATGCGCTCAAGTTTTATTGTTCCGTTCGGCTTGATATTCGTCGCATTCAAACTTTAAAAAAAGGCAGTGAGGGAGAATATGGAATTCGGGCGAAGGTAAAAGTGGCGAAAAATAAGGTTGCCCCACCTTTCCGAATTGCTGAGTTTGACATTATCTTTGGACATGGGATTTCCCAATTAGGTTGTTTGGTTGATATTGCTGAGCAAACTGATGTAATTAATCGCAAGGGAGCCTGGTATAGCTATAATGGTGAGAATATCGCTCAAGGCCGGGACAATACGATTAAATACTTGGAAGAGAATCCTGAGCAGGTAACTGAGATTGAAGCGGCAGTTCAGGAAAAAATTGAAATGGGAGCACTCATGCAGGGGAGTTCTACTTCTAATAAGAAGTCTAAAAAGAATAGCAATTCTAGTGAGGAGTTAGAAGCTGAAGCAGGGGTAGAAGAAGAATAA
- the petC gene encoding cytochrome b6-f complex iron-sulfur subunit, whose product MTISEQQEAPNMGRRQFMNFLTFGTITGVALGALYPVVRYFIPPSATGGGAGTTAKDELGKDIIASDFLGEHKPGDRALAQGLKGDPTYVIVTEEEEIASYGLNAVCTHLGCVVPWNESEGKFICPCHGSQYDATGKVVRGPAPLSLALVNVKVNEDEKILFTPWKDTDFRTNKEPWWT is encoded by the coding sequence ATGACAATTTCAGAACAGCAAGAAGCTCCCAATATGGGGCGAAGACAATTCATGAACTTCTTAACCTTCGGGACAATTACAGGAGTCGCTCTCGGCGCTCTTTATCCCGTTGTGCGTTACTTTATTCCTCCAAGTGCTACTGGTGGTGGAGCAGGAACCACTGCTAAAGATGAGTTAGGAAAAGATATTATTGCAAGTGACTTTTTAGGAGAACATAAACCCGGCGATCGCGCTTTGGCTCAAGGCTTAAAAGGCGATCCTACCTATGTCATTGTTACTGAAGAGGAAGAAATTGCCAGCTATGGTTTAAATGCTGTTTGCACTCACCTCGGCTGTGTTGTTCCTTGGAACGAAAGCGAAGGCAAATTTATTTGCCCCTGTCATGGTTCTCAATATGATGCTACTGGCAAGGTAGTTCGAGGCCCCGCTCCGCTTTCCCTAGCCTTAGTCAACGTTAAGGTTAATGAGGATGAAAAAATCTTATTTACTCCCTGGAAAGACACTGACTTCCGTACTAATAAAGAGCCCTGGTGGACATAA